In one window of Gorilla gorilla gorilla isolate KB3781 chromosome 2, NHGRI_mGorGor1-v2.1_pri, whole genome shotgun sequence DNA:
- the OR5K4 gene encoding olfactory receptor 5K4, which yields MAKENHSLAAEFILTGFTNYPELKTLLFVVFSAIYLVTMVGNLGLVALIYVERRLHTPMYIFLGNLALMDSCCSCAITPKMLENFFSEDRIISLYECMAQFYFLCLAETTDCFLLAAMACDRYVAICHPLQYHTMMSKTLCIQMTTGAFIAGNLHSMIHGGLLLRLTFCRSNKIDHIFCDILPLYRLSCTDPSINELVIYIFSIPIQIFTITTVLISYLCILLTIFKMKSKEGRGKAFSTCASHFLSVSIFYICLLMYIRPFEEGDKDIPVAIFYTIVIPLLNPFIYSLRNKEVINVLKKIMRNYNILKPTCSIAN from the coding sequence ATGGCTAAGGAAAATCACTCCTTAGCAGCTGAATTTATCCTCACAGGATTTACAAATTATCCAGAGCTGAAGACGCTTctgtttgtggtgttctctgccATCTATCTGGTCACCATGGTGGGGAATCTTGGTCTGGTGGCATTAATTTACGTAGAGCGTCGTCTTCACACACCAATGTACATCTTTCTGGGCAACCTGGCTCTGATGGATTCCTGCTGTTCCTGTGCTATTACCCCCAAGATGTTAGAGAATTTCTTTTCTGAGGACAGAATCATTTCCCTGTATGAATGTATggcacaattttattttctctgtcttgCTGAAACCACAGACTGCTTTCTTCTGGCGGCAATGGCCTGTGACCGCTATGTGGCCATATGCCACCCACTGCAGTACCACACCATGATGTCCAAGACACTCTGCATTCAGATGACCACAGGGGCCTTCATAGCTGGAAACCTGCATTCCATGATTCATGGAGGGCTTCTACTAAGGTTAACTTTCTGCAGGTCTAATAAAATTGACCACATTTTTTGTGATATTCTTCCACTGTATAGACTCTCCTGTACTGATCCTTCTATCAATGAACTAGTGATATATATCTTTTCAATACCAATTCAAATATTTACCATTACTACTGTCTTGATCTCTTATCTCTGCATCCTTTTGactattttcaaaatgaaatccaAGGAGGGAAGAGGTAAAGCATTTTCTACCTGTGCATCccactttctctctgtctcaatattttacatttgtcttCTCATGTATATTCGACCATTTGAAGAAGGAGATAAAGATATACCAGTGGCAATATTTTATACAATAGTGATCCCATTACTAAACCCTTTTATTTATAGTCTGAGAAATAAGGAGGTGATAAatgttcttaaaaaaattatgaggaATTATAACATTCTTAAACCAACTTGCTCTATagcaaattga